The window TTAAAGTCAGGGAACAAGTGAAGTGTGTTCACCTGAAGAGATATGGAGTTATCCACCGATTCGGAGAAAGAACTTCTGATTGAGACTCAACCTCTCGGACGGTTTGTTTCAAATCTTTTTATCTCTTGTAAATTCAGTTATTGCTTCACACGTACAGTATTTAATCTGGACTTATTTACTCCACTGCACTCCTCCCTCAGGACGAGTTCTCTGGAGGAAAAATACTCTGAATCCAGATCAGAGATCCTTGAAGATGCCTCTGGTTCGCTCGATCTGTGGCAAACTCACCAAACTCACCAGCTCTGCCAGGAGACGGGCACGATGCCGGCAGCTGAAAGTGACGCAAGACGTGTGGCCAGGAGGAAACTCTTCATCGCCGGCGCCCTCACCCTCGTGTTCATGATCGGGGAGGTGATCGGTAAGATCAGAGATGAAGTAAACGACCCCCTGCATCAACATTTTGCTTTAATCTTGAACTCACCGTGACCTGAAATATCctttattttgtctgtgaaaGGAAAGTGTAGGAAAGTGACTCAAATATTTACTGAAGGACAATTTCCAAGagtcaaatagaaaaaaaacgaaaacaatATATAGAATGAAGACAGAATATTTACAATGTGAACAGGATTTTGTTCATAAAAGATATTTTCACAGACACAACATGAGTATTACAGAGTTAAGTTACATCTGAGTggattgtttttactttgtctttaaTTTGATTAGATTCCCTCACAACATCCAAGAGTCGTCTAAAATCCTAAACCCCTCTCCAGGTGGATACGCCGCCCACAGTCTGGCCATCATGACGGAGGCAGCTCATCTCCTCACGGACTTCGGGAGCATCTTGATCAGCATCTTCTCTCTGTGGATCTCGTCCAGACCTCGGACGCAGACCATGACCTTCGGCTGGCATCGGGCGGGTGAGGTCAAAACACAGTAGAGTagactttgttgttttgaaagagagaaatgatGTTCAATGTAGAGATTTCACAAGGtttagttgttttatttatgtctttgtggGTCTTTCCTTTAAATTAGCAGCTtaacatacgtgtgtgtgtgtgtgtgtgtgtgtgtgtgtgtgtgtgtgtgtgtgtgtgtgtgtgtgtgtgtgtgtgtgtgtgtgtgtgtgtgtgtgtgtgtgtgtgtgtgtgtgtgtgtgtgtgtgtgagagtgtgagagagtgagtgtgagagagtgtgagatgAGAAGATTTATATCAGTCTCATATCTGTGCATTAAATATGAACAGAGCTgaggctttttttaaatatttctggccaaaaaaagtagtttaaaaactgttttagaaGTTGAACCTGAGGCATtttcagaaaatatatatatatattattattaaaagtgaTGATGACGGTCAAGTGGATCCTAGTTTCATgaaatttccctttttcttcccCCTGTATGAGATCTTGTCAAAATGattttgacttgttttgtgtgttttgtgtgtgactcTCAGTTGTTGTGTTGAACAGAGATCTTGGGCATGTTGTTGTCCATCGTCTCCATCTGGGCTTTGACGGCAGCTCTGGTCTTATCGGCCGCACAGAGGATCTCAGACGGAAACTACGACATCGACAGTCGCATCATGTTGGTCACGTCGGGCTGTGCCGTGGGCGCCAACATCCTGTGAGTGGGACGAGGTCAATTCAAGGAATCTCGTGCAGGCAGAAGTGATCAAACGTctctgaaaagtgttttttgatttgttttaccCAGGATGGTGTTGATCCTCCATCAGTCCGGCGCCTCCCACGGACACGGCCACAGCCACGGGGTTTCCACCAGCCGGCTGCA of the Hippoglossus stenolepis isolate QCI-W04-F060 chromosome 10, HSTE1.2, whole genome shotgun sequence genome contains:
- the LOC118116589 gene encoding zinc transporter 2 translates to MELSTDSEKELLIETQPLGRTSSLEEKYSESRSEILEDASGSLDLWQTHQTHQLCQETGTMPAAESDARRVARRKLFIAGALTLVFMIGEVIGGYAAHSLAIMTEAAHLLTDFGSILISIFSLWISSRPRTQTMTFGWHRAEILGMLLSIVSIWALTAALVLSAAQRISDGNYDIDSRIMLVTSGCAVGANILMVLILHQSGASHGHGHSHGVSTSRLQRNGERHSHGNASVRAAFIHVVGDLLQSVGVLLAATVIHFWPEYKVADPICTFLFSVLVLGTTLPVIKDVLRILMEGAPQDMSCSAVRESLLSVGGVVDVHSLHMWSLNMSNALLSVHVVTEKDADSQIVLTKATKLLRSEFGFHSITIQVECFSPESPAETDG